One Periophthalmus magnuspinnatus isolate fPerMag1 chromosome 4, fPerMag1.2.pri, whole genome shotgun sequence genomic window, CTTCTAGATGCTTGAGACCAGGTCAATTATCCATAGTAAACCTGATGCTAAACAAGTCATTTCATGTTATAGGAGGCAGATGACCTGACCCCAGAAAGAAAAATGCAGCAATGATGTCTAAAGCATGACAAGAAGCAGTTGTTTTTAGCTCTGCAGAAAAACACTCAAACCCGGATGTTTTTGTCCTCAAACATACAAGTCTTGTTACTTTTTTCACCGTGTGACCCTCCCCGCCCACTGCCTGCCTCCCATTCAACCTCAGCCCCCTCCAGATTGTATAAATATCTGTGAGCTGGTTGGGAGAGCTCAGAGTGTTACAGACCTGAAGAACAAATAGACGCCCTGAACATAAAAAATAGACCGAATTTTTGAGAATTTTATTTTGGCTTTGCAAGATGTTTCTTCCTGTAGTGTTGTGCGTTTGTGGTCTCTTGACGCAAGGTGAGGCGCAGGACAGAGCTGCTATGTGGAGAGGGAATGACCGAAATGGAAGATGCCAATACACCTTCACCGTCCCAAGTCCATCAGAGACCACCTGTCCACAGAACGGAGGTCCAGAGGTGGAGGGATTGAAGGCAAGACTCAGCCTGTTGGAAGTCCTGGTAGCCCGGCTGAGTGGGGGCGAGATAGGCACCCAATCCAAACCCCAAAATGACCTTCAAGAGTCTCTCAACAGGGCCATAGGTGAGAGGAACCTACTCCAAGCTGAAAAAGAGCGCTTGGAGAGAGAGCTAGAGGGACTTCAGCGCAGAGTGGAGGAGATGAGACGTGAGACAGAGAGGCTGAGGAACAAACCATGTCCTGCCCAGACCCCTGTGGTGCCACCCAGCCCCCCGCTCCAGGATAGGAGACCCACAGGAGGTAAGAGAgaacacccacacacacatcaacagCTATCACACAACAAATCTTAATGACATTTATAGAGAATAACATTTAGGCGCCTATCACCATGTAGCCTGTTTTAGATGCCGACCTTGGCATGGTTTATTTCTATTTAAAGGTGGAAGAGGTGGAGACTCTGGATGGGAAATGTTCATTGAAAATACACGCCCTCCTCACACCCAGTTGGATAACTTATGTCAAATTATATGTAGGCATGTTGcatacacataaaaataaaatgtaacacatGTTATCTGTTATTTACTCTATATAAACTAAAACTCTATatcagtgtttcccattaatagaGGTCCCTCATAGCCTAATTTTTGCACTCTTAGTTGCAAgatgaacaaaacaaatagtGATACAAATAACTCTTTTTTGCTAAACATATAAAAGTAATATGTAATTAGTGCTTTTTTTATTAGCAGAGGCAATGACAATGTACTCCAAAAATTGTATGAAataagattattaaaatatgtatcaCATCTCTCAGTGTACACCTGAGAAACACTGTACAGTAtgtgacataaaaaataaacccgacaatatatatatatatatatatatatatatatatatatatatatatatatatatatatatatatatatatatatatatatatatatatatatatatatatatataaagtatacTTTTTACTGCTCTGCCTTCCTTGTTTTGGGTGAGTTGTTTGTCACTGTAGACACTTGCAGAcaggttgttgctgcttttAGTGAATGAGAGATTAAAGGGTTAATAGGAGATGACACAGACGTGCCATATACAAAATGCCATGCACCATATACATTACTCTTCAGTGCAATAGCCTGCCAAGTCGAGTCCACAGACACTGTATTTCCCCTCATGCAATTTCAAGGAGATTACAGTGTATATATGTTGATCTTAAGCCTATTTGTGTGTGGCTAAGGCTCTGTTTTGATGGACCCATAAGTCTGCAGAGACACACGTTTCAAGTTACAGAGCTCGCTTTCTGCCTGCTTTTAGTCCAGAGAGGTCCAGTTTCAGTATTTATGGGCTGGACGCTGGTTTTATGCGGAGCGGTGGTTCCCTCTGCGTGGTGAGGAGGGCGCGAATACTCCAAGGAGGGTCTGAAATGCGAGTGCTCTGGAAAAGGAGGTTCCGTGCACCAGGAGGGCTTTTTCCACAATGTGGATCAGCAGCACTGGTCAGGGTGGGGTGGGGGTAGAGGGCTAAGGAGGCCAAGAGCACTATCCCTCCAGAGGTTAGAAGGCCAGGCAGAGTGAGAGGAGTTATGACCCATAACGGATGAACTCTGGTATTCTGTTTGCAGTGGCCAAACACTCTCTGAATTAGGTTATCTACTCACAAACCATCCATCTCGATTGCCTGTAAATCATAGGGCACTTCTTTCCCTTTGGCTTTCCCCTTCCTGCGGTCACTGCAGCTAATCATTTGCATCCTGGCttgcagtgttttatgtttgatatttttaaaatttccaCACAGGGGCATGACTCTTTACTGATGCAGGGGTAAAACTCCTCTCCTTTTTACCAGGCATGGCACAAAGCCTACACTGAATCTTGGAACTTTGTGGCTGCATTGTAAATCACACAAACAGCAGCAGACATAGGGCACTTATCCAATATTTGGATGTTATTCTTATATTAGAAAAACATTTTTGCGGATGCTTCGCAGATCAGTCATTTGCAAAACCGAAGTAGCAATAAAAAAGCAAAGTGAAATACATGTGAGGTCAGGCTGTAAAACAAATAGATGGCAGCAGTTTGGCCGGAGACTGTGAAACACCAGCTTAAATAAGATGTAACTCAGCCTCATTAGCCTGCTGTCGTTTGGGGAAATTATGGGCTGTCCTGTCCACTACAGCTCACTGGTGTCCTAAACAAAAAGCCAGAACACATGGCTCACATCCACCACAAGAATGTGCCTGTTATTTACCTGCAATAATGATGAATGGGTGTATCTCACGGGAGCAAGCAGAGCTAAGGTTAAGGCATTAAAAAGGTTGTAAAACAGTGTTTGTTGAATGAACACACTTTTAAAGACCTGAAGTGGTTTACAATGTTACAAGCAAGGACACAATGGAGGGACTATTTACTATTTCAACCCCATTTCCgacttcttttctttctcttctttatcAACAAACTTCCAGCTGCAAGCATTTTGTGTGTTCTCCATCATTAGAAGTCATTATGCTCCTGTGCAAAGTACACGTGAGGCAACAAGAAGCACAATGTATCTACTGTACTGGAGAGTCTATTTGATATTTCAGGCAATTATTGATACTGAATATCAACAAGTGCCtgaaacatcaacatatttGCCCAAGTAGTAGCAGAAACATtattaacagtagtagtagaagcactAATAGTCGTAACTACCTGGTATCTCTTCTACACTTTGCATTTATACTCTTGGGTAACTATACTTAACCCCAAAACATCCAAATTTTCCTACCAAGTAAATCAAGTaacaggtctattccaggtctaatccagggataaacctggtctaaaagtGGACAACAACATTTCTACTGTATCtctaaacaaaaatgtgtgttatatgtgtagTGTATGTGCGATGAAATGTAGTTATTCATCACTTGTGTTTGACCCTAAATGTTCTGGTGAAAAATCTAAATGAGAAAATGTAGACAGTTTTGGGGACAAAGTACAGGGAGTTTTGAGAGATTTATGAAAGTTGGGGTTAGTGTGTGATTTGTGAGTTTCAGGGAGATAAGGGCCAGGTTGAAGATGTAAAGGACTAAGGAGGACGGGTGTCAAGTGAGTTGTGTGCTTTAGTCTTCGCCCGATCCAGCGCCTGTGTGACTCCGGGGCAGCTGGGAATTTATTCAAGGGAGTATGTTTATTTCAGCTACATTCCCCTCTGTCAAGTGCCACTGCCATAAACGCGAGCCTGGACTCTTACAATATCAACCCCTATGAGCTGTTGTTGCTGAAATCCACTGTATACCagacaaattatttaaattttgtgatattgttTGTCAAATCTTATATTTAATTGTCATTGCCTGAAATATAATCCTGTGCTTCGTTGTTATTTTATAGGGTTTGGGCCCATGTCTCATCTGATGACCAGGCCCAACAGACAGggagacagcagcagtttgagAGGTGAGGCAACAGTTTACATTATTGTGTGCGCAAATATAGGTCATTTGTACATTAGCAAGAATGACAAATGAAGTAATCCAAAATAGCCTTATACCACAACTATTTTAGGAGTGGTACACTTTAATGACAGGAACATTTCACTCTAATATATTCACAGACATTGATTTCACATCAtcaatgaatgaaaaaataaattacttttaGTTTATGACAAGGTTTTAGCTGATGAGTCTAAGTCTGTAGCCAAAAgcaaaaaacaccaaataaaagAGGTGTTTGACatctcaaataaaaaatctgccaAAGAAATATGTTGTACAGTATGTCGTATATAGGCTAAATGCATGGCCACAAAGTCATTGCAAAAATGTGAACTTAACCTATGTCCGTTAACCAGGAAATGCCTGAAAGGTTTTCCAAGTGTTACTAAGGCCAAAACTGttaatatatttagtttaatttgaatttctgtattttttttcctagaTTCTACATGGCAATATGGACATCCCGGTTTTCAAGAGCTTAAGGCTGAAGTGACCGAGGTCCCAGCTCCGGGTGGCACTGATGACGGCACTGGTCGGTAGAATTTATAGCCGCGATCTATAAACATATGTACATTCGCAGTTAGTAGCAATAGATACACCATTCAAAGCTTTTAAATCTAAATGACATCCAGCTCTATTCTGGGTGGGGATACCTGACCTAAACATGAGGATGAGAGCATCAATTACAGATGTCAATGTAAAACAGAAAGCACTTCTATCAACATACAACTTTCACCGTAAAGCTAACCACTTAGTACATAGGCTATGTCAATGCATTTAATACGCAAAGTTATTTAATCCTATGATGCAGCGgcaatatattttctttcctTTTATTGAGGTACTAAATCTAGTGCCACATCCTAAACATCCAAAGAGGATGTATTTTAGGAAGTGATAAATATAAAACCTGTCTTATCAAGTATCAAGTTAAAACAGCTCGGGGATCGGAGTGTAGAGACTCAGTTGAGGCTTTGACAATATTGACCTGATGCTAACAGAGGCGCCAGGCAGAATAAAGTGATCAACTTGTCATCAGTTTCAATTGGACAAATATCTCTGTTAAACCTTGGAGCTGTGTATCAATGTTCAAATATCCGAAGTGACGAGAAGTAGAAAATTTGTGAAGAACTCAGTGTGAAGAATTAGTGAAGAACTCAGTGTGAAAGTACATAACCCAATACATAATGTTTCATaaattttaatgcaggtattcagtattctataactaagtacattttttcctaCACCAACTATTACTAACATATActttacaatataaaaatgtgtagaaATGACTTTGGTTgactgacagatttaatttaataacCTCTGAGTGGCTTTATTCTGTATAGGCTAAAATATAAATTGATCCACTGTATGAGGAAATGATTGCTTTTATATTCAACACCTCCTCATTCATCATTATAATCCCATTCTCATAAATGAACTTCTTTCCTTGTCCTCTTGTGCAGGTTGTGGTGACCTTGTGTCAGTGGCTGAGCCTGTCACTCACAGAAGGGCAGACAACATCGCAGGTAAGTATGGAGTGTGGATGCAGGACCCAGAGGCAGTGTCTCCCTATGGCCCCAACATGGTGTGGAGGATTGACACAGTGGGCTCTGAGATCAGACAGCTCTTTGGATACGACGACATGGAGCAGCTCTCTAAAGGATTCCCCTCAAAAGTACGTTTCGTACATAGACCGCCTAaagcaaaagccaaagttaaatctgtcagctggacaaatcgttgtaggagtgtcGTTTTGCCtctcatccaagccgtttcttcagttctggtcagattgctggtggacactgccttatatctatccttgcccaaagcaaacaaaagagaacaatagtagggccattaaaagttgaatagggtcattaaggctgacACTGGAGACAaaggctgtttacagtttcagtgtagttagcccctcccttcagacagatataaggcagtgtccaccagcaatctgaccataaGCAGTGAAACGTCACTCCTAcatcttttgtccagtttacagatttaactttggcttttgctatggatcagacctggaacgactgagggattacacagacatagacCACCTATATCTCCCCTGTTCTAACAATGGTTATACCTGCATCCATCTTCATCTTTTAGTCCTCCTCTGCATCCACTTTTCAACTCATATAGGCTACAGCTTCACAACATTCATAAAAATCTTTGGTTTGTATATGGAACTCTGAACCAGTAACTTTCCCAACTTAGTCCTGCACAACATATATGAAATTGTCTCAAACTGCACTTTACTGGATAGGAACAACTCACACTCACCAACATGTTCATTAGCCTTGTTTCCTGAGATGCATGGTCTACACACACTTTCCCTCAAAGTACAAAAAGGCACTAATGCATTTGATCCTTTtaggtgctgctgctgcctgaCCCAGTAGAGGGGACAGGTGCCACCATGTACCGCGGCTCGCTTTATTACCAGAGGCGCAGGAGCAGGACCTTGATCCGCTACGAGCTGTCATCTGAGAGCATCGCGGCCCGTCGTGAGCTGTCCCACGCAGGCTTCCACGGCCAGTTCCCCTACTCCTGGGGCGGCTACACGGACATCGATTTGGCTGTGGACGAACAGGGTCTGTGGGCCATCTACTCCACCACCAAGGCCAAGGGGGCTATCGTGATTGCTCAGCTCGATCCCAACAGTCTGGAGGTGAAGAAAACCTGGGAGACAAACATCAGGAAGAACTCCGTGGCTAATGCGTTCATGATCTGTGGTAAATTGTACACGGTTGCCAGCTACACGTCACCAGACACTACCATCAATTACGTGTACGACACC contains:
- the myoc gene encoding myocilin, translated to MFLPVVLCVCGLLTQGEAQDRAAMWRGNDRNGRCQYTFTVPSPSETTCPQNGGPEVEGLKARLSLLEVLVARLSGGEIGTQSKPQNDLQESLNRAIGERNLLQAEKERLERELEGLQRRVEEMRRETERLRNKPCPAQTPVVPPSPPLQDRRPTGGFGPMSHLMTRPNRQGDSSSLRDSTWQYGHPGFQELKAEVTEVPAPGGTDDGTGCGDLVSVAEPVTHRRADNIAGKYGVWMQDPEAVSPYGPNMVWRIDTVGSEIRQLFGYDDMEQLSKGFPSKVLLLPDPVEGTGATMYRGSLYYQRRRSRTLIRYELSSESIAARRELSHAGFHGQFPYSWGGYTDIDLAVDEQGLWAIYSTTKAKGAIVIAQLDPNSLEVKKTWETNIRKNSVANAFMICGKLYTVASYTSPDTTINYVYDTATSQGRALAVPFKNKYRYNSMIDYNPVHKKLLAWDNFHIVSYDLRLGRAQAQ